The sequence AGAACGCATTGGAATTTCAGCTGCCACATGAAAATTTGGTAagatcccttttttttttttttttttttttttcattttttcaaTTGATGGTAAAGAATCTGTCAACATATGTGTTTTTAATGAACAACAATTAAAATGGGTCTTCTTAAACATTGaagttttttaattttaaataaacaACGGAGTATATTTTACCAATATTTTGTAACAATTTagtcaagattatcacatttttaacAACTTTTTTATTATGCACTGGATTTCTATTAATCCGCTCCAATCATAGCATAGTGATATGGACGGATGATTtgttaatataatacatataaatgcGGATATAGTTGAATCAATTATCGGATATGTATATGGATTTAGAGTCACCTGATTCGTATCCAATCCAATATGTTGTAAATTATAATCAAAATGCCATTAAGTTACTTTCTATTGACTTTTCTCTTTATTAATCTAGTTTTTATCTTTTTGATGTCCGAATATATATAATTCAAGAACGTCATGAATACAATTTAACTCCCCTATAGTTAccaataatcatatttataaatactaaggtTAATGCACTGGATGGTCACCGTGTCTTTGAATAATTTGCCTGAACCATTTTTTGGAAAATGAATCACTATACTTAGTAGACGTCTAGTTTGCCCATTGGTGACCGATTATATCAATTTGCATGTTAAAATTGCTGATTTATACAAGCTGATCCATAAGCCTGTATGTATGTCTTTGTTTTATCGGTTTGAGTTTTTATTTTTCGGTATGTTGTACCCTTCAACCCATTTCGACCCATACTCCTACCCATCGGATTATTAGGATTTAATAAGGGATGGATAGAACTTGTTCATTTTTATATCTATTAGCCTATTAGGTTAATGGACCCAACATGTTGAAGTATTTCGAACCAATGGAtctttttttaaatgctttggGTCTGGATTGTTTATCTGTAACATCCTTTGTCTTGCAGAAAATTAATTCAGAACACTTAAAGATTCAACTCAGTGATATAAAATTGGCCACAGATAACTTTTCGGAGGCAAACTTGATTAGGACTACTGGATATTTTAACTTATACAAATCTGAACTCGGCTATTTTGATAAAGTTGGCGTGTCCATAAGACGAAATAATGTAGTTATAAAACGCATCCTCAAaagagaagatgaagaagaaggatACATATTCTTTACTGAACTTGAAATGTTAATTACTTGTAATCATCCCAACGTAGTCACTCTAGTTGGATTTTGTGATGAACGATATGAAATGATCCTTGTCATTGAGCACGCGTTTAATGGATACCTTGTTGATTATATGGACAACGTCAAACATAAAAAAGACAGATCGGTTCTTACTTGGGAAAAACGTCTGAAAATTTAATTTGCCTTGATGTTGCACGTGGATTGAAATATCTTCATTATGGGAAGACAAAAAGACGATAATAAATTGTGACATAAGGAGCAAAAATATTGCATTGGACGAGAATTGGGGGGAAAAGATTTCTGATTTTTGGGTCTCTGAATTTTTGCCCCCGAATCAAGAAGGCGATGCTCTTCATCTAGATTATGTTTCTGGCACATATAGTTATCTTGATCCCGAATATAAAAAGACTAATCGGTTAAAAAGAGAATCGGATGTATATAGTTTCGGAGTAGTTATGTTTGAGGTTCTATGTGGAAAAGTAGCCTCTACCAAAATTTACAAGAAGAATCGTGGGCCAGGTTTGGCTGAGGTGGCACGACAAAGATACGACGAAGGAGTAATAGGTGAAATGGTAGATGCTATGATATGTAGAAAGAGGAGCTAACCAAAAATCTTTGGATAGATTTATAAGAATTGCATATGAATGTGTAGCCAAAACGCAAGACCAACGTCCAACAATGAATATTGTCGTTGAGAAGCTTGAGCAGATCTTACTCTTACATGTAAGTGGTGACTGTTATTAAATTGTACAATACTTTTATGTACGTTAACGACAATGCGAGAGTCGTTTGAAATATCTTTTTGTAAGGGGAACCCGTGGGTAGTTAAAATTCTACCTGAAGCAGTTTGGTCAAACGGGTACACAAATATACAAACGGGTACACACAAAAACCCGGATGCTACTTGTGAAGCCTGCGGGTAGTGGGTTTTAACCCACTTTGTGTCCACTTTTTGATCATTTTAACCCGGTTACTCAAGTTGTTTCTCCTTGGTACATGGCTGCTAGGCGACTagtaggattttttttttaaaaatagtaattttttttAACAGACTTGCAAAAATGGAAATTTTTGCAAATTCATTtcgaaaatggtaaaaccgaacttCCAAAGTTCGGTTTTGGTTAAACCCGAAGTTTGGAAGTCCGGTTTTGATACTTTATCCATTTATACAGTGACTTGGCAGACATGTGTACAAGCTTAGCCACCCGTGccctaaaccgaagtttgaaacttcggttttgcaggcttttcagcaaaaccgaagtttgaaacttcggttttgggtCCTGCCATTTTTTGTTCACTTCTCAGCCGAATCTTGCTTTTGCAGGTCGAAATCTATgcttttatacatatatttataccaGTTGAAACTTCATTATCAATTACAACATCACATACAACAcaaccacatttcaaacacctcCAACTGAGTTTTAATTTTCACTGAAATCAGCAGTTGAAAACTACAGAAAAACACAAAATCACATTCTAAAAAAATGGCCAATGATGAGAACGATGGATGGGAATACCTACTTGATATTGATGATTCCGATCTCACTCAATCTGTATCAGTTTCAAAACTCACTCAAACCATATTGGTGCCCACTCAGTCGCCACCATTCCCCCGACCTTTAGAGTCCCCCCAACTTAACCGTCAAAAACAAAAGCAACCTATTTCACCACAACGACCTGTTCTTCGCGGTTCCGGGTCTAACAAAAAGAACAAATTATCCTACCGAACCCCTGGACCCGCTGGTGTTTTCCAAGATGCGTATGAACTTCGAAATAACGAGAATAACGTTGTGGATGACATGTCCACGCAAGATTTTGTAAGGGAAATAATCAACAGACCTGAAAAGGATGATTCGTTTACACTGGATCCGTGGCTACATGCGATGGAGTTTGCATATCCGTACGGAGGTAAACAAAAAAATTGTATACTCATTCTTGTAAACATAAGCCAACAGTTTATGTGTATTGTTGTAACTGTAGGTAGATCTGATATAGCAAGCATTTTGAGACAACGTAGATTTTTACCAGCTGATCAAGTTGTTGGTGTTGTTAAGACTTGTGCAAAAAAATTTGTCGGTGATCTGTCTGTAACGCTCAAAGTGAGTTTACATCACTAACTTATGTATATTTTATTAATTGTATTGTGTTGACTAAAACAGGTTAATGTAACTATATTCATTTATGTTTAATAGGATACTACGGGTACTATTCGAGGAACAGTATCTAGCAAGATCATCGATGGTGTACATGGGAAGTATGAAGGTGTAAAAGGCATACGTGAGGGAGCTATTTTGGTGCTACAAAACTATTCTATCTTTTGCCCTAGTGTGAAGGTTAAAATCCTTAACATTACACGCAAGGCGTTAATTAAGGTGTTCTTTAAAGACGGTGGATCTACGTAGAGAATTGTGTTGATCGTTTACCATTGTTGTTTAAAATaaactattgttattgttgttttaaataatctattgttatatgttgttattgttatttaaaaTAAACTAGTTATTACTTTTGTTTTAAAACGATACTAAATGTAAATCACAAACGCAACGAATATATTtaaagaagttcaaaagataaacaTTACAACcaatataattaaatacaactaATCAATGACCATGACGTCCCCCACGTATATATCGTAGGTGATGACCGGTTCAACACCTTGTTGGTTGTGTTTGCCTTTGACTCCTCCGCGGTACTTGTTGCCGGTTTTCATCATCGCCCATGGATAAATCCTCGACAGGCTCATCCTCAGGTGGGTAATTAGAAACACTCACGTTAAGAGGGCTTCGAGAGGATGAGGCACCTACATATGGTCGGATAGGGGTCCGAGAGGAAGATCCATGATATGTTTCTTGAGGGGTCCGAGAGGATGATCCAAGATGCGTGTTCAACGGGGTATTGTATATGTTTGGAGGGCTATTGAAGACGTTCTGATGGGTATTGTAGACGTTTTGATGGGTAGTGTATGTGTTTCGAGGGGTACTGTATGTGTCTTGAGGGTTAGGATAGGTTTGACGAGGATCATGATAATGCGCCTGATCACCGTAATCATAAGCCGGGAACTCGAAGTTTTGTGACGGATAGTATTCAAATGGAGCACCTGGCTGTTGGTGATGCGCGTATGAAAGTAGGTGATGTGGCATGTCATAAAATGCTTGCGGGTTAGGTTGACTGTTTGGTTGCATTTGTGCAAATGCCATATCTTGCATCCTTCAAAGCCCTTCCTCCTGTATATAGTTAAAGGTAAACCAATATTATCGATCGTGAGGTTATTgtttataaataattaaaatatcacACAACTGTATCTTACATAGACATTCGTAGTCCCTGCCCAATTAGGATATGTGTTGGTGCCCTCGTCGATCCCTGGATCTGTAATGTGCACAACAGTGCAAGCCTTGTACCAGTCATAGTAATCCCTAGTCACACCCCCACCATCTCTACCAACAAATAAACGGTTGGCTCGGTCATTCCATTGTGCGATGTACGTGACTTGGGGGCAATAGTCCTCATATCAGCACTTCTTTTCATGCAAAGGTTTGTTTTGTGCAAATAATGATGCGTCTGAGCGGGAAGCAAATGTTCAACACCTGGAATTGGCTGACCCCATCCAAACTGCCTA comes from Rutidosis leptorrhynchoides isolate AG116_Rl617_1_P2 chromosome 4, CSIRO_AGI_Rlap_v1, whole genome shotgun sequence and encodes:
- the LOC139842185 gene encoding uncharacterized protein, encoding MANDENDGWEYLLDIDDSDLTQSVSVSKLTQTILVPTQSPPFPRPLESPQLNRQKQKQPISPQRPVLRGSGSNKKNKLSYRTPGPAGVFQDAYELRNNENNVVDDMSTQDFVREIINRPEKDDSFTLDPWLHAMEFAYPYGGRSDIASILRQRRFLPADQVVGVVKTCAKKFVGDLSVTLKDTTGTIRGTVSSKIIDGVHGKYEGVKGIREGAILVLQNYSIFCPSVKVKILNITRKALIKVFFKDGGST